One part of the Natator depressus isolate rNatDep1 chromosome 28, rNatDep2.hap1, whole genome shotgun sequence genome encodes these proteins:
- the ENO3 gene encoding beta-enolase — translation MSIQKIYAREILDSRGNPTVEVDLHTAKGRFRAAVPSGASTGIYEALEMRDGDKSRYLGKGVLKAVENINKIIVPALLEKKLSVVEQEKIDKLMIDLDGTENKSKFGANAILGVSLAVCKAGAAEKGVPLYRHIADLAGNAELILPVPAFNVINGGSHAGNKLAMQEFMILPVGAASFKEAMRIGAEVYHNLKSVIKAKYGKDATNVGDEGGFAPNILENNEALELLKSAIEKAGYPDKVVIGMDVAASEFFRGGKYDLDFKSPDDPARHISGEKLGELYQSFIKNYPVVSIEDPFDQDDWETWRRFLTQVPIQIVGDDLTVTNPKRIQKAVELKACNCLLLKVNQIGSVTESIQACKLAQSNGWGVMVSHRSGETEDTFIADLVVGLCTGQIKTGAPCRSERLAKYNQLMRIEEALGDKAHFAGRKFRNPRAK, via the exons ATGTCCATCCAGAAGATCTACGCCCGTGAGATCCTGGACTCCCGTGGGAACCCCACGGTTGAGGTGGATCTGCACACGGCCAAGG GTCGTTTCCGGGCCGCTGTCCCCAGCGGCGCCTCCACCGGCATCTACGAGGCTCTGGAGATGCGGGACGGGGACAAGTCCCGATACCTGGGCAAAG gggtgctgaaggctgtTGAAAATATCAACAAAATCATTGTGCCGGCCCTCCTGGAGAAG AAACTCAGTGTTGTGGAGCAGGAGAAAATCGACAAACTCATGATCGACCTGGATGGGACAGAGAACAAAT CCAAGTTTGGGGCCAATGCCATCCTGGGGGTATCTCTGGCGGTGTGTAAGGCTGGGGCTGCGGAAAAGGGGGTGCCCCTCTACCGCCACATCGCCGACCTGGCTGGCAACGCTGAGCTCATCCTGCCTGTCCCG GCGTTCAATGTGATCAACGGGGGCTCCCATGCGGGGAACAAGCTGGCCATGCAGGAGTTCATGATCCTGCCGGTGGGGGCCGCCAGTTTCAAGGAGGCCATGCGCATCGGGGCCGAGGTCTACCACAACCTAAAGTCCGTCATCAAGGCCAAGTACGGCAAGGACGCCACCAACGTGGGGGACGAGGGCGGCTTCGCCCCCAACATCCTGGAGAACAACGAAG CGCTGGAGCTGCTGAAGTCGGCCATCGAGAAGGCCGGGTACCCCGACAAGGTGGTGATCGGGATGGACGTCGCCGCCTCCGAGTTCTTCCGCGGCGGGAAGTACGACCTGGACTTCAAATCCCCCGACGACCCCGCCCGCCACATCAGCGGGGAGAAGCTGGGCGAGCTGTACCAGAGCTTCATCAAGAATTACCCCG TGGTCTCCATCGAGGACCCCTTCGACCAGGACGACTGGGAGACCTGGCGGAGGTTCCTGACCCAGGTGCCCATCCAGATCGTGGGGGACGACCTGACGGTGACGAACCCCAAGCGCATCCAGAAGGCCGTGGAGCTGAAGGCCTGCAACTGTCTCCTGCTCAAAGTCAACCAGATCGGCTCCGTCACCGAGTCCATCCAGGC GTGCAAGCTGGCCCAGAGCAACGGCTGGGGGGTGATGGTCAGTCACCGCTCCGGGGAGACCGAAGACACCTTCATCGCGGACCTGGTggtggggctctgcacagggcaG atcAAGACTGGAGCCCCCTGCCGATCTGAGCGCCTGGCTAAATACAATCAGCTGATGAG GATCGAGGAGGCCCTGGGCGACAAAGCTCACTTTGCGGGACGCAAGTTCAGGAACCCTCGTGCCAAGTGA
- the SPAG7 gene encoding sperm-associated antigen 7 translates to MAELDLLGSILSAMERPPGLGDQETRRRAREQAARLKKLQEQEKRQKVEFRKRMEKDVSDFIQDTAQTKKKFQPMNKLERSILHDVVEVAGLTSFSFGDDEESRYVMIFKKEFAPSDEELEAYRCGEEWDPQRAEEKRRLKEQAQREAEQEALRGPAVVNPNTDYKDKYSHLIGKEAAKDAAHTMQANKAYGCVPVANKRDTRSIEEAMNEIRAKKRLRQSEDEGPGGAATS, encoded by the exons ATGgcggagctggacctgctgggctCCATCCTCAGCGCCATGGAGCGGCCGCCCGGGCTCGGCGACCAGGAGACGCGGCGCCGCGCGCGAG AACAAGCCGCCCGGCTGAAGaagctgcaggagcaggagaagCGGCAGAAGGTGGAGTTCAGGAAGAGG ATGGAGAAGGACGTGTCTGACTTCATCCAGGACACCGCGCAGACCAAAAAGAAATTCCAGCCCATGAACAAGCTTGAGCGCAGCATCCT GCATGACGTGGTGGAGGTGGCCGGCCTGACGTCCTTCTCCTTCGGTGACGACGAGGAGAGTCGTTACGTCATGATCTTCAAAAAG GAGTTCGCACCGTCGGACGAGGAGCTGGAGGCCTATCGCTGTGGGGAGGAATGGGACCCACAGCGGGCCGAGGAGAAACGCCGCCTCAAG gagcaggctcagagggaggcggagcaggaggctctgaggggcCCCGCCGTGGTGAACCCCAACACCGACTACAAGGACAAATACAGTCACCTCATCGGCAAGGAGGCCGCCAAGGACGCTGCCCACACCATGCAGGCCAACAAGGCCTACGGCTGCG TTCCCGTGGCCAACAAGCGGGACACGCGCTCCATCGAGGAGGCCATGAACGAGATCCGGGCGAAGAAGCGGCTGCGGCAGAGCGAGGACGAGGGGCCGGGCGGGGCTGCGACCTCCtag